A genome region from Rhinopithecus roxellana isolate Shanxi Qingling chromosome 10, ASM756505v1, whole genome shotgun sequence includes the following:
- the HCAR2 gene encoding hydroxycarboxylic acid receptor 2 encodes MNWHHPQDHFLVIDKKNCCVFRDDFIVKVLPPVLGLEFIFGLLGNGLALWIFCFHLKSWKSSRIFLFNLAVADFLLIICLPFLMDNYVRRWDWKFGDIPCRLMLFMLAMNRQGSIIFLTVVAVDRYFRVVHPHHALNKISNRTAAIISCLLWGVTIGLTVHLLKRKMPIQNGTANLCSSFSICDTFRWHEAMFLLEFFLPLGIILFCSVRIIWSLRQRQMDRHAKIKRAITFIMVVAIVFVICFLPSVAVRIRIFWLLHTFGTQNCEVYRSVDLAFFITLSFTYMNSMLDPVVYYFSSPSFPNFFSTLINRCLRRKMTGEPDNNRSTSVELTGDPNTTRGAPEALMANPSEP; translated from the coding sequence ATGAATTGGCACCATCCGCAGGATCACTTTCTGGTAATAGACAAGAAGAACTGCTGTGTGTTCCGAGATGACTTCATTGTCAAGGTGTTGCCGCCGGTGTTGGGGCTGGAGTTTATCTTCGGGCTTCTGGGCAATGGCCTTGCCCTGTGGATTTTCTGTTTCCACCTCAAGTCCTGGAAATCCAGCCGGATTTTCCTGTTCAACCTGGCAGTGGCTGACTTTCTCCTGATCATCTGCCTGCCATTCCTGATGGACAACTATGTGAGACGTTGGGACTGGAAGTTTGGGGACATCCCTTGCCGGCTGATGCTCTTCATGCTGGCCATGAACCGCCAGGGCAGCATCATCTTCCTCACGGTGGTGGCCGTGGACAGGTATTTCCGGGTGGTCCATCCCCACCACGCCCTGAACAAGATCTCCAATCGAACAGCAGCCATCATCTCTTGCCTTCTGTGGGGTGTCACTATTGGCCTGACAGTCCACCTCCTGAAGAGGAAGATGCCGATCCAGAATGGCACTGCAAATTTGTGCAGCAGCTTCAGTATCTGCGATACCTTCCGGTGGCACGAAGCCATGTTCCTCCTGGAGTTCTTCCTGCCCCTGGGCATCATCCTGTTCTGCTCAGTCAGAATTATCTGGAGCCTGCGGCAGAGACAAATGGACCGGCATGCCAAGATCAAAAGAGCCATCACCTTCATCATGGTGGTGGCCATCGTCTTTGTCATCTGCTTCCTTCCCAGCGTGGCTGTGCGGATACGCATCTTCTGGCTCTTGCACACTTTTGGCACGCAGAATTGTGAAGTGTACCGCTCGGTGGACCTGGCGTTCTTCATCACTCTCAGTTTCACCTACATGAACAGCATGCTGGACCCCGTGGTGTACTACTTCTCCAGCCCATCCTTTCCCAACTTCTTCTCCACTTTGATCAACCGCTGCCTCCGGAGGAAGATGACAGGTGAGCCAGATAATAACCGCAGCACGAGCGTCGAGCTCACGGGGGACCCAAACACAACCAGAGGTGCTCCAGAGGCGTTAATGGCCAACCCCAGTGAGCCATAG